A genomic stretch from Oryzias latipes chromosome 24, ASM223467v1 includes:
- the akap12 gene encoding A-kinase anchor protein 12 isoform X2, with translation MLGTITLTVGQPDGGTVAPKEEVPENMDTLPDEVTPQLNGEKLDKESPEANNISSIEVKSTEEKGEDAGEVGFKKIFTIVGLKFTVKKDKSEETDPVKLLTVKDKEGEEVSETEELAKEKETETEEEDSKTETMETEREASTSKDPEKAETTDGASAEASIEGAKAEEAEKESETPPTPKETISPFRKLFFIGLFSNLRKKSSIKRMKEEEEAAAKGNETADVKEENDVKEEKTKENTDSEQEVKNEASATPVEEQPESKEEGTTPPKEEKSDTATEAPAEASSPTETTDESKQEDQKAEAAAKDDAAPEVTSDTELQSSQEKTKHHGSPLKKLFTGSGLKKLSTKRQKNKKDTDSGEKANEQLQSSTESEESPKAESGPSSPESPAPGEPVNVTEGNQNESSQETEGEVASDGEKKKDSVIASFRKLVTPKKHAKRLSDSEDEATGDKLAKSATLSSSESAPLAEKGDEEETKEEKAPEEEPKTDNSEKLTTSTEETKKKMDTSVSWEALMCMGGPKKRTRKTSDSDDDETKAEEEAPAAAAEEGEQEEKSEPAAVAPQETETEAAAAPAPEPVSAPPVRESPWATLKRLVASKNKPKVEVKPESSAEVQPETETPKDESTFSLKKLFPGRKKKVAEKQPSPEQEEDSETPAVVPLSEYEDQSQAEQVTPEEKAEVQNKALAEDRTPSWIPASVEDTDDRRDQLSDITEEAENAATPKSVDTDNTEDDTEDIVPPPNRGSMGRRLSTAEVKPITPAPDASTSPVPKSPERESAVEMLGGIKPQITEVPFQTCVTVEDPPVNVAAVATEQEPQTETVESTTKTFLEPHKCNDATAICIGLEAKESADPPVEQPIEPTVESAPALKSAQTTELAVEEKSDAVEEATVSEDAEFNAHVDQVQILELERVAEDLAIEGAEIEVARESFESEIEKIGVVSIENSEVIQPVTLKENSPKVAVVDSILPTLETPPCSQSVEVTEVTVETKEKQVSTEKLAATGENTPVSAMLQVVADQASSNRRDKTSNNREGSETAVPAVVPSEESAVMMDTVVLVAPDEKATSAVVVEGNASMSDTLESAKKMAGKVKEEVHQDKEIKNRSAEIAQTVIQDAVDKVSEDGSQGNNAEKPGSLIPTPVKAIATTEKEVEVATEPVVITDTPSPVLCKKTVKKAPVQLCVATEVTESIPIEVIEALEGEAEVGKEKKLEKHLKTAEIKVSEETVIEEEVGEIQAETGGKREPSKKTESKEATDDVKTQSEEKKVTEIHMPIQVILQEAEEVEEPPVEVEIASELNGESPGCSPAAKNPPRIKKLSSLSEEPQVPGSEEAAVCSQDTDTTESKPSVKCAEVMAQVIEVIEEAVKEIEPLSTELTAAS, from the exons ATGCTTGGAACAATTACTTTAACAG TGGGCCAGCCAGATGGTGGGACTGTGGCTCCAAAAGAAGAGGTCCCAGAGAATATGGACACTCTCCCAGATGAAGTGACTCCCCAGCTGAATGGGGAGAAACTGGATAAAGAGTCTCCAGAGGCAAACAATATTTCATCCATAGAAGTCAAGTCAACAGAGGAAAAAGGAGAGGATGCAGGTGAAGTTGGCTTCAAGAAAATCTTTACCATTGTGGGCTTGAAATTCACAGTTAAGAAGGATAAAAGTGAGGAAACAGACCCTGTGAAGCTGCTGACGGTTAAAGAcaaagaaggagaggaggtcaGTGAAACTGAAGAACTAGCAAAGGAGAAGGAGACTGAAACTGAAGAGGAGGACAGCAAAACAGAGACAATGGAAACAGAAAGGGAGGCGTCAACATCTAAGGATCCAGAAAAGGCAGAAACCACTGATGGTGCTTCTGCTGAAGCGTCCATTGAAGGAGCCAAGGCAGAAGAAGctgaaaaggaaagtgaaaccCCTCCTACACCAAAGGAGACCATATCGCCCTTCAGGAAGCTTTTCTTTATTGGGCTCTTCTCTAACCTgagaaagaaaagcagcatCAAGAGgatgaaagaggaggaggaggcagcagcAAAGGGAAACGAGACAGCTGATGTAAAGGAGGAAAATGAtgtaaaagaagagaaaactaaGGAGAACACTGACTCAGAACAAGAAGTCAAGAATGAGGCATCGGCTACTCCTGTCGAGGAACAACCTGAGTCTAAAGAAGAGGGGACAACCCctccaaaagaagaaaaatccgACACAGCCACAGAAGCTCCGGCTGAAGCCTCGTCTCCTACAGAAACTACAGATGAAAGCAAACAAGAAGACCAAAAGGCAGAAGCTGCGGCTAAAGATGATGCCGCACCAGAGGTGACCTCTGACACGGAGCTGCAGTCCTCACAGGAGAAGACAAAACATCATGGAAGTCCTTTGAAGAAACTCTTCACTGGAAGTGGCTTAAAGAAACTCTCAACAAAGagacagaagaacaaaaaagataCTGATTCTGGGGAGAAGGCCAATGAGCAACTTCAATCGTCCACAGAGTCAGAAGAAAGTCCAAAAGCTGAAAGCGGGCCCTCCTCTCCCGAGAGCCCAGCACCTGGAGAGCCTGTGAACGTCACGGAGGGTAATCAGAATGAGTCCAGCCAGGAAACTGAAGGTGAAGTTGCGTCTGATGGTGAGAAGAAAAAGGATAGTGTCATCGCCTCCTTTAGGAAGCTGGTGACACCTAAGAAGCACGCTAAAAGGTTATCTGACAGCGAAGACGAAGCCACAGGGGACAAACTAGCAAAGTCAGCCACGCTGTCTTCCTCTGAGAGTGCTCCATTAGCCGAAAAGGGTGATGAAGAGGAGACAAAGGAGGAAAAGGCCCCAGAAGAAGAGCCAAAGACTGACAACTCAGAAAAGCTAACCACCAGCACAGAGGAgaccaaaaagaaaatggacACATCTGTTTCCTGGGAGGCTCTGATGTGTATGGGTGGACCCAAAAAGAGGACAAGGAAGACTTCTGATTCCGACGATGACGAGACCAAAGCTGAAGAGgaagctccagcagcagcagcagaagaagggGAACAAGAGGAGAAATCTGAGCCTGCCGCCGTCGCTCCCCAGGAAACTGAGActgaagcagctgctgctccgGCACCCGAGCCAGTAAGCGCCCCGCCAGTCAGAGAATCCCCCTGGGCCACGCTGAAACGTTTAGTTGCATCAAAAAATAAGCCCAAAGTCGAAGTGAAGCCCGAGAGCTCCGCTGAAGTCCAACCAGAAACTGAAACACCAAAAGACGAGTCTACTTTCTCTCTGAAGAAGTTATTCCCTGGACGCAAGAAGAAGGTGGCTGAAAAGCAACCGTCGCCGGAGCAAGAGGAAGACTCTGAAACCCCAGCTGTGGTTCCTCTGTCAGAGTATGAAGATCAATCTCAAGCAGAGCAGGTAACGCCAGAGGAGAAAGCTGAAGTCCAGAACAAAGCCTTGGCTGAAGACAGAACCCCATCATGGATTCCAGCCTCCGTTGAAGATACTGATGATAGACGTGACCAGCTCAGTGACATCACAGAAGAGGCAGAGAACGCCGCCACGCCAAAGTCTGTGGACACAGACAACACTGAGGATGATACTGAAGACATAGTACCACCACCAAATCGAGGGAGCATGGGACGCAGGCTGTCCACTGCTGAGGTGAAGCCGATCACTCCAGCTCCCGATGCCTCAACATCTCCTGTTCCCAAGAGCCCTGAGAGGGAGAGTGCAGTAGAAATGTTAGGTGGAATCAAGCCCCAGATCACTGAAGTGCCATTTCAGACCTGTGTGACTGTTGAAGATCCACCAGTAAATGTAGCTGCTGTCGCAACCGAACAGGAACCGCAAACAGAGACTGTAGAGTCGAcgacaaaaacatttctggagCCACACAAATGTAATGATGCTACAGCCATCTGCATTGGCCTGGAGGCAAAGGAGTCTGCAGATCCTCCAGTGGAGCAGCCCATTGAGCCTACTGTAGAGTCTGCACCTGCACTCAAAAGTGCTCAGACCACCGAGTTGGCTGTGGAAGAGAAGTCAGACGCTGTGGAGGAGGCAACTGTCTCAGAAGACGCTGAGTTCAACGCTCACGTGGACCAAGTGCAAATCCTTGAGCTTGAGCGTGTTGCAGAAGACTTAGCCATCGAGGGCGCTGAGATTGAAGTCGCCAGAGAGAGCTTCGAATCAGAAATTGAGAAGATTGGAGTTGTCAGCATAGAGAATTCTGAGGTCATTCAGCCAGTCACACTGAAGGAAAACTCTCCTAAAGTGGCAGTAGTCGATTCCATTTTGCCCACCCTTGAAACACCTCCCTGCTCCCAAAGCGTGGAAGTCACTGAGGTAACCGTGGAAACCAAGGAAAAGCAAGTGAGCACAGAAAAGCTTGCTGCTACTGGAGAAAACACCCCAGTGAGCGCAATGCTCCAGGTTGTGGCTGACCAGGCATCATCCAACAGACGTGACAAGACATCCAACAACAGAGAGGGGAGTGAAACAGCCGTTCCTGCAGTTGTGCCGAGCGAGGAATCCGCTGTTATGATGGATACGGTTGTTCTGGTTGCTCCTGATGAAAAAGCAACATCAGCGGTGGTGGTTGAGGGTAATGCTTCCATGTCAGATACTTTAGAATCAGCAAAAAAGATGGCAGGGAAAGTCAAAGAAGAGGTCCATCAggacaaagaaataaagaatcgAAGTGCAGAGATTGCTCAAACTGTCATTCAAGATGCTGTGGACAAAGTGTCAGAAGATGGGTCTCAAGGGAATAATGCAGAGAAACCAGGAAGCCTCATTCCAACACCAGTAAAGGCAATAGCCACAACGGAGAAAGAGGTTGAAGTTGCAACTGAGCCGGTGGTCATCACAGACACGCCTTCTcctgttttgtgtaaaaaaacagttaagaaAGCACCCGTGCAGCTCTGTGTCGCCACAGAGGTTACTGAAAGTATCCCAATTGAGGTGATTGAGGCCCTTGAGGGTGAAGCAGAAGTAGGGAAGGAGAAGAAActagaaaaacatttgaagacaGCCGAAATCAAAGTAAGTGAAGAAACTGTCATTGAGGAAGAAGTTGGAGAGATCCAGGCGGAGACTGGTGGGAAGAGAGAGCCGTCTAAGAAGACTGAAAGCAAAGAAGCCACTGATGATGTGAAAACACAGTCTGAGGAAAAAAAGGTGACTGAGATCCACATGCCCATCCAGGTGATCCTGCAGGAAGCAGAGGAGGTTGAGGAACCTCCAGTGGAAGTGGAAATCGCCTCTGAGCTGAACGGTGAGAGTCCCGGCTGCAGCCCGGCTGCAAAGAACCCTCCAAGAATAAAAAAGCTGTCATCGCTGTCAGAGGAACCTCAAGTACCCGGCTCAGAAGAAGCTGCTGTTTGCAGCCAGGACACAGACACGACAGAAAGCAAGCCCTCAGTCAAGTGTGCAGAAGTCATGGCGCAAGTGATCGAGGTGATCGAGGAAGCGGTGAAGGAGATCGAGCCTCTGTCCACAgagctaacagcagcatcatga
- the akap12 gene encoding A-kinase anchor protein 12 isoform X1, whose translation MGAQGSAQRDGKSQEDAPASASPGELSAEVTALQEKNGQISSMTSMNGPSEDNTLAEVGQPDGGTVAPKEEVPENMDTLPDEVTPQLNGEKLDKESPEANNISSIEVKSTEEKGEDAGEVGFKKIFTIVGLKFTVKKDKSEETDPVKLLTVKDKEGEEVSETEELAKEKETETEEEDSKTETMETEREASTSKDPEKAETTDGASAEASIEGAKAEEAEKESETPPTPKETISPFRKLFFIGLFSNLRKKSSIKRMKEEEEAAAKGNETADVKEENDVKEEKTKENTDSEQEVKNEASATPVEEQPESKEEGTTPPKEEKSDTATEAPAEASSPTETTDESKQEDQKAEAAAKDDAAPEVTSDTELQSSQEKTKHHGSPLKKLFTGSGLKKLSTKRQKNKKDTDSGEKANEQLQSSTESEESPKAESGPSSPESPAPGEPVNVTEGNQNESSQETEGEVASDGEKKKDSVIASFRKLVTPKKHAKRLSDSEDEATGDKLAKSATLSSSESAPLAEKGDEEETKEEKAPEEEPKTDNSEKLTTSTEETKKKMDTSVSWEALMCMGGPKKRTRKTSDSDDDETKAEEEAPAAAAEEGEQEEKSEPAAVAPQETETEAAAAPAPEPVSAPPVRESPWATLKRLVASKNKPKVEVKPESSAEVQPETETPKDESTFSLKKLFPGRKKKVAEKQPSPEQEEDSETPAVVPLSEYEDQSQAEQVTPEEKAEVQNKALAEDRTPSWIPASVEDTDDRRDQLSDITEEAENAATPKSVDTDNTEDDTEDIVPPPNRGSMGRRLSTAEVKPITPAPDASTSPVPKSPERESAVEMLGGIKPQITEVPFQTCVTVEDPPVNVAAVATEQEPQTETVESTTKTFLEPHKCNDATAICIGLEAKESADPPVEQPIEPTVESAPALKSAQTTELAVEEKSDAVEEATVSEDAEFNAHVDQVQILELERVAEDLAIEGAEIEVARESFESEIEKIGVVSIENSEVIQPVTLKENSPKVAVVDSILPTLETPPCSQSVEVTEVTVETKEKQVSTEKLAATGENTPVSAMLQVVADQASSNRRDKTSNNREGSETAVPAVVPSEESAVMMDTVVLVAPDEKATSAVVVEGNASMSDTLESAKKMAGKVKEEVHQDKEIKNRSAEIAQTVIQDAVDKVSEDGSQGNNAEKPGSLIPTPVKAIATTEKEVEVATEPVVITDTPSPVLCKKTVKKAPVQLCVATEVTESIPIEVIEALEGEAEVGKEKKLEKHLKTAEIKVSEETVIEEEVGEIQAETGGKREPSKKTESKEATDDVKTQSEEKKVTEIHMPIQVILQEAEEVEEPPVEVEIASELNGESPGCSPAAKNPPRIKKLSSLSEEPQVPGSEEAAVCSQDTDTTESKPSVKCAEVMAQVIEVIEEAVKEIEPLSTELTAAS comes from the coding sequence TGGGCCAGCCAGATGGTGGGACTGTGGCTCCAAAAGAAGAGGTCCCAGAGAATATGGACACTCTCCCAGATGAAGTGACTCCCCAGCTGAATGGGGAGAAACTGGATAAAGAGTCTCCAGAGGCAAACAATATTTCATCCATAGAAGTCAAGTCAACAGAGGAAAAAGGAGAGGATGCAGGTGAAGTTGGCTTCAAGAAAATCTTTACCATTGTGGGCTTGAAATTCACAGTTAAGAAGGATAAAAGTGAGGAAACAGACCCTGTGAAGCTGCTGACGGTTAAAGAcaaagaaggagaggaggtcaGTGAAACTGAAGAACTAGCAAAGGAGAAGGAGACTGAAACTGAAGAGGAGGACAGCAAAACAGAGACAATGGAAACAGAAAGGGAGGCGTCAACATCTAAGGATCCAGAAAAGGCAGAAACCACTGATGGTGCTTCTGCTGAAGCGTCCATTGAAGGAGCCAAGGCAGAAGAAGctgaaaaggaaagtgaaaccCCTCCTACACCAAAGGAGACCATATCGCCCTTCAGGAAGCTTTTCTTTATTGGGCTCTTCTCTAACCTgagaaagaaaagcagcatCAAGAGgatgaaagaggaggaggaggcagcagcAAAGGGAAACGAGACAGCTGATGTAAAGGAGGAAAATGAtgtaaaagaagagaaaactaaGGAGAACACTGACTCAGAACAAGAAGTCAAGAATGAGGCATCGGCTACTCCTGTCGAGGAACAACCTGAGTCTAAAGAAGAGGGGACAACCCctccaaaagaagaaaaatccgACACAGCCACAGAAGCTCCGGCTGAAGCCTCGTCTCCTACAGAAACTACAGATGAAAGCAAACAAGAAGACCAAAAGGCAGAAGCTGCGGCTAAAGATGATGCCGCACCAGAGGTGACCTCTGACACGGAGCTGCAGTCCTCACAGGAGAAGACAAAACATCATGGAAGTCCTTTGAAGAAACTCTTCACTGGAAGTGGCTTAAAGAAACTCTCAACAAAGagacagaagaacaaaaaagataCTGATTCTGGGGAGAAGGCCAATGAGCAACTTCAATCGTCCACAGAGTCAGAAGAAAGTCCAAAAGCTGAAAGCGGGCCCTCCTCTCCCGAGAGCCCAGCACCTGGAGAGCCTGTGAACGTCACGGAGGGTAATCAGAATGAGTCCAGCCAGGAAACTGAAGGTGAAGTTGCGTCTGATGGTGAGAAGAAAAAGGATAGTGTCATCGCCTCCTTTAGGAAGCTGGTGACACCTAAGAAGCACGCTAAAAGGTTATCTGACAGCGAAGACGAAGCCACAGGGGACAAACTAGCAAAGTCAGCCACGCTGTCTTCCTCTGAGAGTGCTCCATTAGCCGAAAAGGGTGATGAAGAGGAGACAAAGGAGGAAAAGGCCCCAGAAGAAGAGCCAAAGACTGACAACTCAGAAAAGCTAACCACCAGCACAGAGGAgaccaaaaagaaaatggacACATCTGTTTCCTGGGAGGCTCTGATGTGTATGGGTGGACCCAAAAAGAGGACAAGGAAGACTTCTGATTCCGACGATGACGAGACCAAAGCTGAAGAGgaagctccagcagcagcagcagaagaagggGAACAAGAGGAGAAATCTGAGCCTGCCGCCGTCGCTCCCCAGGAAACTGAGActgaagcagctgctgctccgGCACCCGAGCCAGTAAGCGCCCCGCCAGTCAGAGAATCCCCCTGGGCCACGCTGAAACGTTTAGTTGCATCAAAAAATAAGCCCAAAGTCGAAGTGAAGCCCGAGAGCTCCGCTGAAGTCCAACCAGAAACTGAAACACCAAAAGACGAGTCTACTTTCTCTCTGAAGAAGTTATTCCCTGGACGCAAGAAGAAGGTGGCTGAAAAGCAACCGTCGCCGGAGCAAGAGGAAGACTCTGAAACCCCAGCTGTGGTTCCTCTGTCAGAGTATGAAGATCAATCTCAAGCAGAGCAGGTAACGCCAGAGGAGAAAGCTGAAGTCCAGAACAAAGCCTTGGCTGAAGACAGAACCCCATCATGGATTCCAGCCTCCGTTGAAGATACTGATGATAGACGTGACCAGCTCAGTGACATCACAGAAGAGGCAGAGAACGCCGCCACGCCAAAGTCTGTGGACACAGACAACACTGAGGATGATACTGAAGACATAGTACCACCACCAAATCGAGGGAGCATGGGACGCAGGCTGTCCACTGCTGAGGTGAAGCCGATCACTCCAGCTCCCGATGCCTCAACATCTCCTGTTCCCAAGAGCCCTGAGAGGGAGAGTGCAGTAGAAATGTTAGGTGGAATCAAGCCCCAGATCACTGAAGTGCCATTTCAGACCTGTGTGACTGTTGAAGATCCACCAGTAAATGTAGCTGCTGTCGCAACCGAACAGGAACCGCAAACAGAGACTGTAGAGTCGAcgacaaaaacatttctggagCCACACAAATGTAATGATGCTACAGCCATCTGCATTGGCCTGGAGGCAAAGGAGTCTGCAGATCCTCCAGTGGAGCAGCCCATTGAGCCTACTGTAGAGTCTGCACCTGCACTCAAAAGTGCTCAGACCACCGAGTTGGCTGTGGAAGAGAAGTCAGACGCTGTGGAGGAGGCAACTGTCTCAGAAGACGCTGAGTTCAACGCTCACGTGGACCAAGTGCAAATCCTTGAGCTTGAGCGTGTTGCAGAAGACTTAGCCATCGAGGGCGCTGAGATTGAAGTCGCCAGAGAGAGCTTCGAATCAGAAATTGAGAAGATTGGAGTTGTCAGCATAGAGAATTCTGAGGTCATTCAGCCAGTCACACTGAAGGAAAACTCTCCTAAAGTGGCAGTAGTCGATTCCATTTTGCCCACCCTTGAAACACCTCCCTGCTCCCAAAGCGTGGAAGTCACTGAGGTAACCGTGGAAACCAAGGAAAAGCAAGTGAGCACAGAAAAGCTTGCTGCTACTGGAGAAAACACCCCAGTGAGCGCAATGCTCCAGGTTGTGGCTGACCAGGCATCATCCAACAGACGTGACAAGACATCCAACAACAGAGAGGGGAGTGAAACAGCCGTTCCTGCAGTTGTGCCGAGCGAGGAATCCGCTGTTATGATGGATACGGTTGTTCTGGTTGCTCCTGATGAAAAAGCAACATCAGCGGTGGTGGTTGAGGGTAATGCTTCCATGTCAGATACTTTAGAATCAGCAAAAAAGATGGCAGGGAAAGTCAAAGAAGAGGTCCATCAggacaaagaaataaagaatcgAAGTGCAGAGATTGCTCAAACTGTCATTCAAGATGCTGTGGACAAAGTGTCAGAAGATGGGTCTCAAGGGAATAATGCAGAGAAACCAGGAAGCCTCATTCCAACACCAGTAAAGGCAATAGCCACAACGGAGAAAGAGGTTGAAGTTGCAACTGAGCCGGTGGTCATCACAGACACGCCTTCTcctgttttgtgtaaaaaaacagttaagaaAGCACCCGTGCAGCTCTGTGTCGCCACAGAGGTTACTGAAAGTATCCCAATTGAGGTGATTGAGGCCCTTGAGGGTGAAGCAGAAGTAGGGAAGGAGAAGAAActagaaaaacatttgaagacaGCCGAAATCAAAGTAAGTGAAGAAACTGTCATTGAGGAAGAAGTTGGAGAGATCCAGGCGGAGACTGGTGGGAAGAGAGAGCCGTCTAAGAAGACTGAAAGCAAAGAAGCCACTGATGATGTGAAAACACAGTCTGAGGAAAAAAAGGTGACTGAGATCCACATGCCCATCCAGGTGATCCTGCAGGAAGCAGAGGAGGTTGAGGAACCTCCAGTGGAAGTGGAAATCGCCTCTGAGCTGAACGGTGAGAGTCCCGGCTGCAGCCCGGCTGCAAAGAACCCTCCAAGAATAAAAAAGCTGTCATCGCTGTCAGAGGAACCTCAAGTACCCGGCTCAGAAGAAGCTGCTGTTTGCAGCCAGGACACAGACACGACAGAAAGCAAGCCCTCAGTCAAGTGTGCAGAAGTCATGGCGCAAGTGATCGAGGTGATCGAGGAAGCGGTGAAGGAGATCGAGCCTCTGTCCACAgagctaacagcagcatcatga
- the zbtb2 gene encoding zinc finger and BTB domain-containing protein 2 yields the protein MELANHGLILLQQLNSQREFGFLCDCTVAIGDVFFKAHKAVLAAFSNYFRMLFIHQDSDCVRLKAADIQPDIFSYLLNLMYTGKLAPQLIDPARLEQGVRFLHAYPLLQEASQSVYTHPDQSINLSTSLYGIQISDQKGALSAREPTRRQLSSPFDAEQTGSEGKVPSTPAALSFVNSSPPKQASSPSDLGATTSGMKPLTEEMGMDVLNADGSSAGAILHVKPSIMKRNSSFRKHYSCHVCRSRFTQRSLLREHLLQHSQALLHSPAEPSKVLSPMVTGEHSMAAESVREIKLGSSGSVAQAAVEVISDSEQTPVSVTNSDSPQAEVSTSTWGVGGLNSQADTPPPSDIADIDNLENADLDREVKRRKYECSTCGRKFIQKSHWREHMYIHTGKPFKCSACGKSFCRANQAARHVCLNQGADSYTMVDRQSMELCAAGDDSSQMEAMFLGSTKPYKCNICATTFSSPSEVIKHLCFAQGGLAGLQVSTGASMLLQREELSKDEGSDLSNSGTPVEPIKTEEILVE from the exons ATGGAGTTGGCCAACCATGGTCTTATCCTGCTGCAACAGCTTAACTCTCAGAGGGAGTTTGGCTTCCTGTGCGACTGCACTGTGGCTATAGGAGATGTCTTCTTTAAAGCCCACAAAGCCGTCCTGGCTGCCTTCTCCAACTACTTCAGAATGCTCTTTATCCACCAGGACAG TGACTGTGTGCGTCTCAAAGCTGCCGACATACAGCCAGACATCTTCAGCTACCTTCTCAACCTGATGTACACGGGCAAGCTCGCCCCGCAGCTGATAGACCCTGCACGGCTGGAGCAGGGAGTCCGATTCCTGCATGCCTATCCGCTGTTGCAGGAGGCCAGCCAGTCTGTGTACACCCACCCCGATCAGAGCATCAACCTGTCCACCTCCCTCTACGGCATCCAGATCTCTGACCAAAAAGGGGCGCTGTCAGCCAGGGAACCCACCCGACGACAGCTGTCCTCACCCTTTGACGCGGAGCAGACCGGCTCTGAGGGCAAAGTTCCGTCCACCCCGGCAGCATTGTCGTTCGTGAACTCGTCACCCCCCAAACAGGCCTCTTCGCCCTCTGATCTGGGGGCTACAACCAGTGGCATGAAGCCACTAACTGAGGAGATGGGGATGGACGTTCTGAATGCAGATGGATCCTCTGCCGGCGCCATCCTCCACGTGAAACCCAGCATAATGAAGAGAAACTCGTCCTTTAGGAAGCATTACTCCTGTCACGTCTGCAGGAGCAGGTTCACCCAAAGGAGTCTGCTGAGAGAGCACCTCCTGCAGCACAGCCAGGCTCTGCTGCATTCACCAGCAGAGCCCAGCAAGGTCCTGTCGCCCATGGTGACCGGAGAGCACAGCATGGCGGCAGAAAGCGTTAGAGAAATCAAGCTGGGGTCGAGCGGCTCTGTCGCACAGGCAGCAGTAGAGGTCATCAGTGACAGCGAGCAAACTCCCGTATCGGTCACCAACTCGGACTCCCCCCAAGCAGAGGTGTCCACTTCcacctggggggtgggggggttaaacTCTCAGGCAGACACTCCGCCGCCATCTGACATCGCCGACATCGACAACCTCGAGAATGCCGACTTAGACCGGGAGGTAAAGCGGCGGAAGTACGAGTGCTCCACCTGCGGCCGGAAGTTCATCCAGAAGAGCCACTGGCGCGAGCACATGTACATCCACACGGGAAAGCCCTTCAAGTGCAGCGCCTGCGGAAAGAGCTTCTGCCGTGCCAACCAGGCGGCCCGCCACGTGTGCCTGAACCAGGGGGCCGACTCCTACACCATGGTGGACCGGCAGAGCATGGAGCTGTGCGCGGCGGGAGACGACAGCAGCCAGATGGAGGCGATGTTTTTGGGTTCCACGAAGCCTTACAAGTGTAACATTTGTGCGACCACCTTCTCTAGTCCGAGCGAGGTCATCAAACACCTCTGCTTCGCTCAGGGTGGACTCGCGGGGCTGCAGGTTAGCACGGGGGCAAGCATGCTGCTGCAGCGAGAAGAACTTTCCAAAGATGAAGGGTCCGACTTGTCCAACTCTGGCACCCCGGTAGAACCAATCAAGACTGAGGAGATCCTCGTAGAATAG
- the armt1 gene encoding protein-glutamate O-methyltransferase, with translation MAVVQRGVPPSLSAKVTGSFAYLTIRDRLPTILTKVIDTIHRNKSKFFEEHGEEGINAEKQAIALLSKLRNELLTDKPVIELTDGLEDADSWNEYLQRQQRLQGDQEPVSWFTSPWLYVECYMYRRIQEAVSLNPPISNFDVFNEGKTQSFYESQKAVMTLCTFLEDIQKNAEKLSPDRLSEDFNKLLQISLWGNKCDLSISAGQDNSQKISPIDALASLQPFILVNDSGMVWSSLMSSQRAGESVDRVDIVLDNAGFELVTDLVLADFLVSSGLVRKIYFHGKSFPWFVSDVTANDFHWTVRQTMAANHKWMSKRGFQWQNYLKVGAWSYHDHPFWTQPHEFCDMAADAPDLYSRLQQADLVLFKGDLNYRKLTGDRAWDHTVEFSTALQGFQPAPLCSLRTLKANVQVGLQPGRGEKLTSRDPTWMTNGKYAVIQFYSPKPV, from the exons ATGGCGGTGGTTCAGAGAGGAGTTCCACCTTCTCTATCAGCCAAAGTGACAGG CTCATTTGCCTATTTGACTATCCGGGACAGACTGCCGACCATTCTGACAAAAGTTATTGACACAATCCACCGCAACAAAAGCAAGTTTTTTGAGGAACATGGCGAG GAGGGCATCAACGCAGAGAAACAAGCGATAGCTCTTCTGTCAAAGCTGAGGAATGAGCTGCTGACTGACAAACCTGTCATTGAACTGACGGATGGTTTGGAAGACGCAGACTCCTGGAATGAGTATCTGCAGAGACAACAGAGGCTGCAGGGCGACCAGGAGCCTGTCAGCTGGTTCACGTCTCCGTGGCTTTATGTAGAATGCTACATGTACCGCAGGATCCAAGAGGCAGTCAGTCTGAA CCCCCCCATCAGTAACTTTGATGTCTTTAATGAAGGAAAGACTCAGAGCTTTTATGAGTCTCAGAAGGCTGTGATGACTCTGTGTACTTTTCTGGAGGACATCCAAAAGAACGCAGAGAAGCTCTCTCCGGATCGGTTGTCGGAGGATTTCAACAAACTGCTGCAG ATCTCTTTGTGGGGCAACAAGTGTGATCTTTCCATCTCCGCTGGGCAAGACAACTCTCAGAAGATCAGCCCCATAGACGCCCTCGCCAGCCTGCAGCCGTTTATCTTGGTGAATGACTCCGGCATGGTGTGGTCGAGTCTGATGTCTTCACAAAGGGCTGGAGAGTCTGTGGACAGAGTGGACATTGTTCTAGACAATGCAGGCTTTGAGTTAGTCACTGACTTGGTCTTAGCAGATTTCCTGGTGTCCTCGGGCCTCGTACGCAAGATTTATTTTCATGGAAAATCCTTCCCGTGGTTCGTCTCCGATGTGACTGCTAATGACTTTCACTGGACTGTCCGGCAGACCATGGCGGCCAATCACAAGTGGATGTCCAAGAGAGGTTTCCAGTGGCAGAACTATTTGAAAGTGGGTGCGTGGAGCTATCACGATCACCCTTTCTGGACTCAGCCCCATGAGTTCTGCGACATGGCAGCCGATGCTCCTGACCTGTATTCGCGTTTGCAGCAGGCGGACTTGGTTCTGTTCAAAGGGGATCTCAACTACAGGAAGCTGACGGGGGACAGGGCCTGGGACCACACGGTGGAGTTCAGCACTGCGCTGCAAGGGTTCCAGCCTGCACCGCTGTGCAGTCTAAGAACCCTCAAGGCCAACGTCCAGGTTGGTCTCCAGCCAGGCCGAGGCGAGAAGCTCACCTCCAGAGACCCAACCTGGATGACTAACGGAAAATACGCCGTCATTCAGTTCTACAGCCCTAAGCCGGTCTGA